In one Corythoichthys intestinalis isolate RoL2023-P3 chromosome 16, ASM3026506v1, whole genome shotgun sequence genomic region, the following are encoded:
- the il12rb2l gene encoding interleukin 12 receptor, beta 2a, like isoform X1, whose product MDPEWLLLILIGNMSISFALEGLLGPPYPPSKPECHIPCDEICGVDIHCNWNHRFDPRVSTNYSLHWETAHNVVDHVNTGTSLSGLIGREHFSMYSELPVWVQAESKYGSAKSQVVVFNTGNLVKPSPPIFTRSQQDPLEISWKSICNLQSHLSLGSCDVRFRNEVEQFWREEEIGGQVNYEFSGPVRPGLVYEFQVRCSCATGLKSNWSATHKIMSFETAPTGQIDVWKDCGVSATNNDCVMTWKKIPISQAHGQILGYEVKLSSNHNMTELVNISIAEPRGLLVCDEHQCYLNSSLKSVSSASVLAYNAHGATMHSYLAIPEPGKARGEDFINVTMNTENLTISWDPSFWLPDAKSIDEYVVQYKQAGCHLGKGFDWIRVNKSCTSVTFTGQFEKYRPYQVSLFTVRANQQSHHISSVIGYSSHGIPAKVPLFKVNSIAATHATLLWEPVPLDMQNGLILYYKIGIHGKTHGKTVYNVSASPQDGNKTLELLNLSANQEYEVWIQAVTAAGPGANVTTSFITTQPEHLELKSKSHLLAFLLLPAIICCLLILFSFHKGADKACLCINEKVPDPYNSTIFKMTKYRMNDTIPWIWIPINEPPPTMSILEVVEIQCPVCEQDCLSEDQTRPAAPSKRCTCRTNRYSGDEYREMVDSEEEKSAGGGAGRDDCWSSSEEEQDMSGYEQHFMPTAVDILNA is encoded by the exons ATGGATCCAGAATGGCTTCTCTTGATCCTAATAGGCAACATGTCAATTTCTTTTGCACTTGAAG GTTTGCTAGGTCCTCCATATCCCCCTTCCAAACCTGAGTGTCACATTCCATGTGATGAAATCTGCGGGGTTGATATTCACTGTAATTGGAATCACAGATTTGATCCCCGGGTCTCCACAAACTACAGTCTACACTGGGAAACAGCACACAATGT AGTGGACCATGTGAATACAGGGACCAGTTTAAGTGGGCTAATCGGCCGTGAACACTTTTCCATGTATAGTGAACTTCCTGTTTGGGTCCAGGCTGAGAGCAAATATGGTTCTGCCAAATCCCAAGTAGTTGTCTTCAACACAGGCAACCTTG TGAAACCATCTCCTCCTATATTTACACGAAGCCAACAAGATCCTTTGGAAATATCCTGGAAGTCTATCTGTAATCTTCAATCGCATCTTTCTTTGGGTTCTTGTGACGTGAGATTTCGGAATGAAGTAGAACAATTCTGGCGTGAG GAGGAAATTGGAGGACAAGTCAACTATGAATTCAGTGGTCCTGTCCGGCCTGGTTTAGTCTATGAATTTCAAGTCCGCTGTTCCTGTGCAACAGGCTTGAAAAGTAACTGGAGCGCAACCCACAAAATAATGAGTTTTGAGACAG cTCCTACTGGACAGATAGATGTATGGAAGGATTGTGGTGTGTCTGCCACTAATAATGATTGTGTTATGACATGGAAG AAGATTCCAATTTCTCAAGCTCACGGCCAAATTTTGGGATATGAAGTTAAGCTGTCCTCCAACCACAACATGACGGAATTAGTGAATATTTCCATCGCTGAGCCAAGGGGCTTGTTGGTCTGTGATGAGCACCAATGCTACCTCAACTCTTCTTTAAAGAGTGTGTCATCAGCAAGTGTGTTAGCCTACAATGCCCATGGGGCTACAATGCACTCCTACCTTGCAATTCCAGAGCCAG GTAAAGCTAGAGGTGAGGACTTTATTAATGTCACGATGAATACAGAGAACCTCACAATCTCTTGGGATCCTTCCTTTTGGCTCCCTGACGCCAAATCAATCGACGAATATGTGGTCCAATACAAACAAGCAGGGTGTCATTTGGGGAAAGGATTTGACTGGATCAGAGTGAATAAAAGCTGTACTTCAGTTACATTTACAG GTCAGTTTGAAAAGTACAGGCCCTACCAAGTGTCTCTATTTACTGTAAGAGCCAATCAACAAAGCCATCATATTTCATCTGTTATTGGATATTCTAGTCACGGAA TTCCAGCCAAAGTGCCATTATTTAAAGTAAATTCTATTGCTGCAACACATGCAACCCTACTATGGGAGCCTGTACCGCTGGACATGCAGAACGGGCTGATCCTCTACTACAAAATAGGAATACATGGAAAGACTCATGGAAAAA CAGTGTACAATGTGAGCGCTTCCCCTCAGGAtggaaataaaacacttgagCTGCTAAACCTCAGTGCAAATCAGGAGTACGAAGTTTGGATCCAGGCTGTGACTGCAGCTGGACCAGGAGCCAATGTCACCACCAGTTTCATCACAACGCAACCAGAGCACCTTGAGCTCAAatcaaaat CACATTTACTAGCGTTCCTGCTCCTACCTGCTATAATATGCTGTCTTTTGATTTTATTCAG TTTTCATAAAGGAGCAGACAAGGCATGTCTGTGTATAAATGAGAAGGTTCCAGATCCTTACAATAGCACCAtcttcaaaatgactaagtatcgg ATGAATGATACCATACCTTGGATCTGGATCCCAATCAATGAACCACCTCCCACCATGTCCATTTTAGAAGTAGTGGAAATACAATGCCCTGTATGTGAACAGGACTGTCTCTCTGAAGACCAAACAAGACCAGCAGCGCCCTCAAAGAGATGCACTTGTAGGACAAATAGATATAGTGGAGACGAATACAGAGAAATGGTTGACTCTGAGGAGGAAAAGAGTGCGGGTGGTGGTGCGGGCAGGGATGATTGTTGGAGTTCATCAGAAGAAGAACAAGACATGTCAGGATACGAACAGCATTTTATGCCAACTGCTGTGGACATACTGAATGCTTGA
- the il12rb2l gene encoding interleukin 12 receptor, beta 2a, like isoform X2: MDPEWLLLILIGNMSISFALEGLLGPPYPPSKPECHIPCDEICGVDIHCNWNHRFDPRVSTNYSLHWETAHNVELPVWVQAESKYGSAKSQVVVFNTGNLVKPSPPIFTRSQQDPLEISWKSICNLQSHLSLGSCDVRFRNEVEQFWREEEIGGQVNYEFSGPVRPGLVYEFQVRCSCATGLKSNWSATHKIMSFETAPTGQIDVWKDCGVSATNNDCVMTWKKIPISQAHGQILGYEVKLSSNHNMTELVNISIAEPRGLLVCDEHQCYLNSSLKSVSSASVLAYNAHGATMHSYLAIPEPGKARGEDFINVTMNTENLTISWDPSFWLPDAKSIDEYVVQYKQAGCHLGKGFDWIRVNKSCTSVTFTGQFEKYRPYQVSLFTVRANQQSHHISSVIGYSSHGIPAKVPLFKVNSIAATHATLLWEPVPLDMQNGLILYYKIGIHGKTHGKTVYNVSASPQDGNKTLELLNLSANQEYEVWIQAVTAAGPGANVTTSFITTQPEHLELKSKSHLLAFLLLPAIICCLLILFSFHKGADKACLCINEKVPDPYNSTIFKMTKYRMNDTIPWIWIPINEPPPTMSILEVVEIQCPVCEQDCLSEDQTRPAAPSKRCTCRTNRYSGDEYREMVDSEEEKSAGGGAGRDDCWSSSEEEQDMSGYEQHFMPTAVDILNA; the protein is encoded by the exons ATGGATCCAGAATGGCTTCTCTTGATCCTAATAGGCAACATGTCAATTTCTTTTGCACTTGAAG GTTTGCTAGGTCCTCCATATCCCCCTTCCAAACCTGAGTGTCACATTCCATGTGATGAAATCTGCGGGGTTGATATTCACTGTAATTGGAATCACAGATTTGATCCCCGGGTCTCCACAAACTACAGTCTACACTGGGAAACAGCACACAATGT TGAACTTCCTGTTTGGGTCCAGGCTGAGAGCAAATATGGTTCTGCCAAATCCCAAGTAGTTGTCTTCAACACAGGCAACCTTG TGAAACCATCTCCTCCTATATTTACACGAAGCCAACAAGATCCTTTGGAAATATCCTGGAAGTCTATCTGTAATCTTCAATCGCATCTTTCTTTGGGTTCTTGTGACGTGAGATTTCGGAATGAAGTAGAACAATTCTGGCGTGAG GAGGAAATTGGAGGACAAGTCAACTATGAATTCAGTGGTCCTGTCCGGCCTGGTTTAGTCTATGAATTTCAAGTCCGCTGTTCCTGTGCAACAGGCTTGAAAAGTAACTGGAGCGCAACCCACAAAATAATGAGTTTTGAGACAG cTCCTACTGGACAGATAGATGTATGGAAGGATTGTGGTGTGTCTGCCACTAATAATGATTGTGTTATGACATGGAAG AAGATTCCAATTTCTCAAGCTCACGGCCAAATTTTGGGATATGAAGTTAAGCTGTCCTCCAACCACAACATGACGGAATTAGTGAATATTTCCATCGCTGAGCCAAGGGGCTTGTTGGTCTGTGATGAGCACCAATGCTACCTCAACTCTTCTTTAAAGAGTGTGTCATCAGCAAGTGTGTTAGCCTACAATGCCCATGGGGCTACAATGCACTCCTACCTTGCAATTCCAGAGCCAG GTAAAGCTAGAGGTGAGGACTTTATTAATGTCACGATGAATACAGAGAACCTCACAATCTCTTGGGATCCTTCCTTTTGGCTCCCTGACGCCAAATCAATCGACGAATATGTGGTCCAATACAAACAAGCAGGGTGTCATTTGGGGAAAGGATTTGACTGGATCAGAGTGAATAAAAGCTGTACTTCAGTTACATTTACAG GTCAGTTTGAAAAGTACAGGCCCTACCAAGTGTCTCTATTTACTGTAAGAGCCAATCAACAAAGCCATCATATTTCATCTGTTATTGGATATTCTAGTCACGGAA TTCCAGCCAAAGTGCCATTATTTAAAGTAAATTCTATTGCTGCAACACATGCAACCCTACTATGGGAGCCTGTACCGCTGGACATGCAGAACGGGCTGATCCTCTACTACAAAATAGGAATACATGGAAAGACTCATGGAAAAA CAGTGTACAATGTGAGCGCTTCCCCTCAGGAtggaaataaaacacttgagCTGCTAAACCTCAGTGCAAATCAGGAGTACGAAGTTTGGATCCAGGCTGTGACTGCAGCTGGACCAGGAGCCAATGTCACCACCAGTTTCATCACAACGCAACCAGAGCACCTTGAGCTCAAatcaaaat CACATTTACTAGCGTTCCTGCTCCTACCTGCTATAATATGCTGTCTTTTGATTTTATTCAG TTTTCATAAAGGAGCAGACAAGGCATGTCTGTGTATAAATGAGAAGGTTCCAGATCCTTACAATAGCACCAtcttcaaaatgactaagtatcgg ATGAATGATACCATACCTTGGATCTGGATCCCAATCAATGAACCACCTCCCACCATGTCCATTTTAGAAGTAGTGGAAATACAATGCCCTGTATGTGAACAGGACTGTCTCTCTGAAGACCAAACAAGACCAGCAGCGCCCTCAAAGAGATGCACTTGTAGGACAAATAGATATAGTGGAGACGAATACAGAGAAATGGTTGACTCTGAGGAGGAAAAGAGTGCGGGTGGTGGTGCGGGCAGGGATGATTGTTGGAGTTCATCAGAAGAAGAACAAGACATGTCAGGATACGAACAGCATTTTATGCCAACTGCTGTGGACATACTGAATGCTTGA
- the il12rb2l gene encoding interleukin 12 receptor, beta 2a, like isoform X3, protein MYSELPVWVQAESKYGSAKSQVVVFNTGNLVKPSPPIFTRSQQDPLEISWKSICNLQSHLSLGSCDVRFRNEVEQFWREEEIGGQVNYEFSGPVRPGLVYEFQVRCSCATGLKSNWSATHKIMSFETAPTGQIDVWKDCGVSATNNDCVMTWKKIPISQAHGQILGYEVKLSSNHNMTELVNISIAEPRGLLVCDEHQCYLNSSLKSVSSASVLAYNAHGATMHSYLAIPEPGKARGEDFINVTMNTENLTISWDPSFWLPDAKSIDEYVVQYKQAGCHLGKGFDWIRVNKSCTSVTFTGQFEKYRPYQVSLFTVRANQQSHHISSVIGYSSHGIPAKVPLFKVNSIAATHATLLWEPVPLDMQNGLILYYKIGIHGKTHGKTVYNVSASPQDGNKTLELLNLSANQEYEVWIQAVTAAGPGANVTTSFITTQPEHLELKSKSHLLAFLLLPAIICCLLILFSFHKGADKACLCINEKVPDPYNSTIFKMTKYRMNDTIPWIWIPINEPPPTMSILEVVEIQCPVCEQDCLSEDQTRPAAPSKRCTCRTNRYSGDEYREMVDSEEEKSAGGGAGRDDCWSSSEEEQDMSGYEQHFMPTAVDILNA, encoded by the exons ATGTATAGTGAACTTCCTGTTTGGGTCCAGGCTGAGAGCAAATATGGTTCTGCCAAATCCCAAGTAGTTGTCTTCAACACAGGCAACCTTG TGAAACCATCTCCTCCTATATTTACACGAAGCCAACAAGATCCTTTGGAAATATCCTGGAAGTCTATCTGTAATCTTCAATCGCATCTTTCTTTGGGTTCTTGTGACGTGAGATTTCGGAATGAAGTAGAACAATTCTGGCGTGAG GAGGAAATTGGAGGACAAGTCAACTATGAATTCAGTGGTCCTGTCCGGCCTGGTTTAGTCTATGAATTTCAAGTCCGCTGTTCCTGTGCAACAGGCTTGAAAAGTAACTGGAGCGCAACCCACAAAATAATGAGTTTTGAGACAG cTCCTACTGGACAGATAGATGTATGGAAGGATTGTGGTGTGTCTGCCACTAATAATGATTGTGTTATGACATGGAAG AAGATTCCAATTTCTCAAGCTCACGGCCAAATTTTGGGATATGAAGTTAAGCTGTCCTCCAACCACAACATGACGGAATTAGTGAATATTTCCATCGCTGAGCCAAGGGGCTTGTTGGTCTGTGATGAGCACCAATGCTACCTCAACTCTTCTTTAAAGAGTGTGTCATCAGCAAGTGTGTTAGCCTACAATGCCCATGGGGCTACAATGCACTCCTACCTTGCAATTCCAGAGCCAG GTAAAGCTAGAGGTGAGGACTTTATTAATGTCACGATGAATACAGAGAACCTCACAATCTCTTGGGATCCTTCCTTTTGGCTCCCTGACGCCAAATCAATCGACGAATATGTGGTCCAATACAAACAAGCAGGGTGTCATTTGGGGAAAGGATTTGACTGGATCAGAGTGAATAAAAGCTGTACTTCAGTTACATTTACAG GTCAGTTTGAAAAGTACAGGCCCTACCAAGTGTCTCTATTTACTGTAAGAGCCAATCAACAAAGCCATCATATTTCATCTGTTATTGGATATTCTAGTCACGGAA TTCCAGCCAAAGTGCCATTATTTAAAGTAAATTCTATTGCTGCAACACATGCAACCCTACTATGGGAGCCTGTACCGCTGGACATGCAGAACGGGCTGATCCTCTACTACAAAATAGGAATACATGGAAAGACTCATGGAAAAA CAGTGTACAATGTGAGCGCTTCCCCTCAGGAtggaaataaaacacttgagCTGCTAAACCTCAGTGCAAATCAGGAGTACGAAGTTTGGATCCAGGCTGTGACTGCAGCTGGACCAGGAGCCAATGTCACCACCAGTTTCATCACAACGCAACCAGAGCACCTTGAGCTCAAatcaaaat CACATTTACTAGCGTTCCTGCTCCTACCTGCTATAATATGCTGTCTTTTGATTTTATTCAG TTTTCATAAAGGAGCAGACAAGGCATGTCTGTGTATAAATGAGAAGGTTCCAGATCCTTACAATAGCACCAtcttcaaaatgactaagtatcgg ATGAATGATACCATACCTTGGATCTGGATCCCAATCAATGAACCACCTCCCACCATGTCCATTTTAGAAGTAGTGGAAATACAATGCCCTGTATGTGAACAGGACTGTCTCTCTGAAGACCAAACAAGACCAGCAGCGCCCTCAAAGAGATGCACTTGTAGGACAAATAGATATAGTGGAGACGAATACAGAGAAATGGTTGACTCTGAGGAGGAAAAGAGTGCGGGTGGTGGTGCGGGCAGGGATGATTGTTGGAGTTCATCAGAAGAAGAACAAGACATGTCAGGATACGAACAGCATTTTATGCCAACTGCTGTGGACATACTGAATGCTTGA
- the rln3a gene encoding relaxin-3a: protein MWKVLLLAVCLLANEVHTMDSPVYGVKLCGREFIRAVIFTCGGSRWRRSLRTSAEDPFNSHQESSEELNHNPVMESILHRNRDLDFISSENQDRIFSRPTRSFITEEILEALRKADRKGRDVVLGLSNACCKWGCSKSEISSLC, encoded by the exons ATGTGGAAAGTTCTGCTTTTGGCAGTGTGTTTGCTGGCGAACGAAGTTCATACCATGGACAGCCCAGTGTATGGTGTCAAGCTTTGTGGTCGGGAATTCATCCGAGCAGTCATCTTCACTTGTGGTGGCTCAAGATGGAGACGATCGCTTCGGACTTCAG CAGAAGACCCATTCAACTCCCATCAAGAGTCTTCAGAGGAATTGAATCACAATCCTGTGATGGAGAGTATACTCCACAGAAATAGAGATCTGGATTTCATATCAAGTGAAAACCAAGACAGAATCTTCAGTCGGCCAACTCGTTCTTTCATCACTGAAGAGATTCTTGAAGCCCTGCGAAAAGCAGATCGTAAGGGTCGGGACGTGGTTTTGGGTCTTTCCAATGCATGCTGCAAGTGGGGCTGCAGCAAGAGTGAGATTAGTTCTCTTTGCTGA